The Mytilus galloprovincialis chromosome 11, xbMytGall1.hap1.1, whole genome shotgun sequence genome contains the following window.
atactttatgcattaggtcaactatatttggtgtatggaaatattttttgatctatatgtctgttacaCAGGTTttaattgaccttgacctcattttcacggatttttgctcagtgttaagttcttgtgttttggtctgtttttctgaatttataagcaataagtcaactatatttgttgtattgatgaattgttagctgaacatgtcagcctggcatggttcatctgaccttgacctcattttcatggttcattgatcaatgttttgttttcttacttaatgttgagtttatgtgatagttgtaataaagctttatataaaaaagaagatgtggtatgattgccaataagtcaactatccacaaaagaccaaaatgacaaaaacattaacaactttatatttggtctatcaacataatatctatgattagtaaagaaggtgagacatttcagcctgtgcactcttgtttatgatttcaataaaaatgaaaaatgtattgtaataaccctttcctccattgattttttttttggcatacttgattcgcataagATTTTCAATAAAATTCTGATAATATGCTTtcaagtattaatgcattgtgaaaaaaatgatatttcatcaaataaatttaagttgGATATTCttatgatattccttttcatattggacatgttggatacaaattttatttagtCTACTCCAGACACTTTGTATTCAAATAAGCGTATGCttatttcaacatgtttaatGGATTGAATAGACATGCATCAGATTTTATAACATCATCTGCAATAACTGAAAAAACACTTcaagtacaacatgtacaaagtgTTTGTAAATCAAAGGTTATAAAAAAGAAGCAATAATAACTACtcattatcatttaaatatttatttataataaaaataagtgtCCATGCATGCACATATTCATGATATAGCactaatttaaatgaaaaatatttgtttatcagCTCTGACTATTATCTTAAGTAAGACcaatttcaaatttattatgGTGTAAAAAAGTTCTTGAAAAGAAGTCAAAAAGCATTTGAACTGATGCAAGTTATTACAATCCGAATGTCTTACAtatgaacacaaataaaaaaatacatgtacatgtataccccTGTGGAATAAAGCATGTTAATGTTCAATGAATGATTCAATTTAATTCcaaaacaatttataatatattaagtaCCTAGgcttttaaataattatatgctatatacatgtatgtacaaaatataaatacatttactaTTTGATACAGATTTCAGTCATTGTCAGTGGACTACACAAATGTAATTTAATGCCTGACAAAGTCTATCAGCCTTTTGTCCATTTCTTCATCTGATGTGTCACAGTCTTCAATAGATAGGTCTTTAGCTGCTAAACGTGCTAAAGGAATGGCACTAGTAGGTGAGCTCAATGGTGACATGTTGAAGCTCTCTTCTATAGTTGTGATGTTGAGGGTCTCTTCCACTGTAGTGGTCTCTTCAAATGAATCTTGTTCATTTTGATAAGGCGATGCTGGCCTTGGGGACAAAGACACCAAGTCTTCTGTAGTTTCTATACTTGGTGGTGAACCAATGGGCACATTAAGTTGTAATCTGGAAAAAAAGAGAATTATGAATACAAAGAAAACTGTTGCATTATTTCTTCTTTTGTCTTATGAATGTGAATTAACAATaaatagccgtatttggcacaactttgtggaattttggatcctcaatgctcttcaactttgtacttgtttaggtTCATAAATATTtctgatttgagcgtcactgattagtcttatgtagacataacgcgcatctggcgtactaaatttaaatcctggtacatttgtcatgtttctgtctatgaagaaaaaacataaaacatttggtGCACATTGAATAACGCATGAAGTGGGTAATTAAACagtaaaaagaccaaataaaattatagtaatttcttctaatttaattctaaatttaaaaccgtataaccatgaaaaaacattgatgatgtGACAGTCACATCATTAAATTATGTCGActggctgataacaaaataatgtcagccaatcagaagacgccttacatccaaaattaaattaaacacaGTATTCTACAAAAAATTGGAAAATCATCattgcatttaacatgtttaagtggTAAAACTATATTATTTTCAGCTGGATACTAAAATTAAATTCTCAATCTaacttaaaatttaaatttttggttAAGTGcatgtaatttttttcaaaaaatattcttaaattttcttcaaattttgaatcAAGGGCTTCAATGAGTTTTCTCCATCCAAATCCATACAACCATTTTGCCAATTACAATTAAGTTTTAACTTTATCTAAAGTTCTGAATTGCAAGGCTGTACACAGAAACTGAGAAAGTTGACGGTACTTACTTTTGATCCTTGCGGTCTTTCAGTAGTCTTTTTACAGTTTTACCTTGACTGCCTGCTTTGTCTCTAAAAATAGAGAAGATCATATAATAAATTTTGTTCAATAGAAAAAATGAATAGCTATGGACATGATAGAGGCCAATTGGGAAAATAAACCAGACAACTTGACAATTTGTTAAAGGTAGTAAAATCTGTATAGTGGGACACATGACATATAAGAATGATATTTAGAAAAGTTACTGAAATAaagttaattaattaattatatttaaaataagcCTTGTTTTCAACATTACTGGATGACTGGTACATGCGTAGGTAATTTACAAAGATACTTGTTTGAGTAAAGCCTCGTCCTGATAAAATCTGTTGCATTGGCTGATTTAGAATCTtgtaacttttgattttttttacgtaTAAATCAATAATGTACTATACTAAATACTTAAATATAAAATAGTTTTAACAAAATTGCTTAAAGCAGTGAGTTGATTAAGGTCCCAAAAAAGTTTGGAAGGTAATTTATATTAGTTGTATGCCTACTTCAGT
Protein-coding sequences here:
- the LOC143051897 gene encoding uncharacterized protein LOC143051897; amino-acid sequence: MFPELKKTPRSTKKLAAAISSRRRNKRQYLQLKDKAGSQGKTVKRLLKDRKDQKLQLNVPIGSPPSIETTEDLVSLSPRPASPYQNEQDSFEETTTVEETLNITTIEESFNMSPLSSPTSAIPLARLAAKDLSIEDCDTSDEEMDKRLIDFVRH